The segment GGAACGAGATGGAGCGTGGCTTGGTGAGGGGCAGCGGCAGGAAGGGGGGGCGGGAGCGGTCCTCGAAGGACTCCACCCGGGACACCGTCCTGCTGAAGGGGACCCCCTTCCTCTTGCCCTCCCGGCAGAAGATGAGAGAGGAGGGCGAGTCGCAAGCCCGGAGCTTGCCCGTCCGCGCCCGAAGCTGCGGCGAGTTGCTGAGGCTCCTGCGGTCCATCTCCAGGAGCCGGGCCGGCCCGTGATAGCTGGACTCCGAGGAcgacctggaggaggacacgttGACGTCCACGTGCACCTTGCTCTCTGTCTTCTTCTTGAACGTCAGCGCCAGGAACCGCTTGAAGGACGACTTCTTCTTCTTGGAGTGCTTGTCCGGGGGCTCGCTCTCCACCAGGAGCGAGGGGGAGCTCTTGGTGATGGGCTTCTTGGTGATGCAGGCCAGGTCGAACGGGGGCGGAATGTCTACCATGGACGACGGGGTGGAGGTGCCGCTGGACGGCAGGTGGCTCCTCTGGGAGAAGCTGCCGGAGGAGCCGATGACGCAGGGCAGGGACAGGTTGTCTTCCTTCCTCTTGATGCCGTGGCCGTCGAGGCCGCACGCCTCGGGCTCCCGGTACAGGGACACGGGGATCTCCCGGCCCTCCACGGAGAACGATCGCGGGTACAGCGTGAAGCCTCTGGGCTTTGCCGGCAGAGCCCTGCCGACGTCCAGCGGCTTCCCCTCCAGCGACAGGACTGTCTTCCTCGCCTCCGCGGCGGCTGCCCCGACGCCGGCGGCCGCTGAGCCAGCTTCCGGCCCCATTTCTTCCGGGACCGTTTCTGGGACGTAGCCAGCCAGCTTCCCGGAGTGGGGCCTGGCCCTCGCCATGACGTTCTTCCTGTCGATGGGGACCAGGCCGCCCTCCCCATCGGGGCTCAGCTCCTGCAGGGCGGCCTGAGCTCCGGGCGTCTCCGCCTCCCCGGGGTCCGCCCCGCGGGGCTGGCCGACTCCCATCTCATAGGGGTTGGCATCCTCGTCCTCGGGCAGGACCAGGACGTCGGGCACAGGGGCGCCCTCCTCCCCGGTGCCACCCTGCGCGGAGTCCCGTCGCTCACGCCCCGGCCCGGTCTCGGGGTCCCGCTCCACGCGTTCTTCCGGCCCCGGCTCCTGTGCTGACTCTCCTGCGGACTCGGAATAAGAAGGGTAGCTCTCGCTACAGAAGGAGGTGCTCTCGGTGGGGAAGAACTCGTAGGGACTGGCCGAGAGCGGAGGCACAAGGTCGTCCACGCTGTCGCTCTCGAACGGGATGATGTGGCAGCTCTCCTCGGCTGCTTCATCCTGCACGGGGTCCTCGCCCTCCCGGGGGTCCTGCCCCGCCTCCGCTTCTGCCGGGTCAGCCGGCTCATCCCGCCCGCCGTGCTGGCCGCCATAACCCGCGGCATCTTCACACGCTTCCCGGGAGACTTCAGGGTCGTCGCTGGCCACCTCGGCCTCAGGAACACCCGTGGCCGACCCCTCGTCCTCTGGGGGCTCCTCGCCGGCATCGTCCCCCTCGACCCCCTCGTCCACACTGTGGCCGGGTTCTGCGtccccctcctctgcctcctggggGGTCCCGGGAGCCCCGGGCTCCTCCTTGCCCCCAACCACGGTATCCTCGATGACCTCAAGGTGGGCTGGGATGCTATCGCTCGGAGACTCCGCCCCTCCGTCCCCAGGCTCCGCCCCTCCGTCCCCAGGCTCCCCAGGCTCCGCCCCTCCGTCCCCAGGCTCCCCAGGCTCCGCCTCTCCGTCCTCGTCCTCCAGGCTGCAGGCGCTGTGTTCTTCCGtcagcttctcctcctcctcctcactcgCCAACGTCTGGTCCTTGGTCCCCGTGGCCCTGGCACAGTCTGGGCCCTCCACGTCCTCGGGGGCAGGGGCGACGTCTCGGTCAGCCTGTTTGCTCAACACCGCCCAGGCCTCTGCAGCCACGGACTCCGCTGGCCCGCACACCTCGCCCCCATcctggccctcctcctcctcctcgccaGCCTCCGGAGGCCCCATGACTGCATTCTCCACGCAGCCCGCATCCCTGGCTCCGTCCTCCCCCGGAGGGGCCCTGGGGGCCACGATGTAATCCTCATCGGCCTCGGACTCGGAGCACTCAGGGGTGGACCGGTGCTCTTCGTAGAGGCCCCTGTCTACGCAGGGCAGCTTCCCATTGCTGCATTTGTTCAAGCTGTTGATCACATAGACGCTGGCCCTCCACTCGCTGGGGGTGGCCAGCCGGGGCTTCGGGGCGATGGGGGGTTTCGGCCCCCTGGACATGGAGGAGTTGGGGCTGTGAAGGCTTTCAGGCCGGAGTGACGACGGGCAGAATTTGGGTGGTGTCTGTGGCGTGAGGGAACTGGCAGCCTTCGGCTTGGGGGCGACTGGTGGTTTGGGTGAATCTAAAGGATGAAAACACAGACAAGAAGGGGAGAGAAAGCACAGTTACCTTTACTTCCACTCAAGAGTCTCCTACCTACGTTTTCAAGAGAACACTGGAGCTGGCTTCCCAGCCCACGTAAGCCCAACCCAGCACGTTCTGCCAGGTTGATGCCCTCCGCCAACATCTTTAAATTCCCGTGTGCTCAcgcactcggtcgtgtctgactttttcggGACCCCACGGACcttagcccaccgggctcctctctccatggggtttcccaggcaagaacactggagtgggttgccacttcctttccCACTCAAGATTCATTCTGTAAACAAGGTAAAGAGATCTTTTTTCTAAACACAGTCCAGCTAACAGAACCCAAACGAATGACAGCCTGTGCTCACAATAAAAGCGTCCTGATCTCTGCACTCATTCGCTCAAGTATGTAGTAAAGGCACGTGCCCAGGAGCCAACGAAGATCTTCACAGTCAGCATCCAGGCTCCCTCAAGGAGCCCACAGCCTCTCTCCCATTAGTGCAGCCTAGTCTCTACACACACCGCACCGTAGGTGGCAGAGTCTTCAGGGCCAAGCAGAGAAGAACACCTCTGCTGAATTCTCACAAATCGAATTAGGGAGACCAGCCTGACAcaacggggacttccctggtggtccagtggttaagaatccacctttcaaagCGGGGGACTCAGgttccaatccctggtcaggcaactaagatccctcatgcctcggggcaactaagcggGCACACCACAGCTACCACGCCTGCCTGTGCACACTCGAGTCTGTGCTCCGCAGTAAGAGAAACCCGCGGGCTGCAGCTAGAAAAGGTCTGCAtgttgcaatgaagacccagggcagccgaaaaaaaagaaaggctggCAGAACCACCACAGGAGCTGCGGACTCTCGGAATACGATGACCGAGCACCTCCTTCCCTTGAGAATGGCACACCACCAGGCTTGGGATGGCAACGCCACGGTTTTCCTGAGGGCCACCTCTGAACTCTGCATGCCTCGAGGCTGGTGTCCAGCGAACTGCCCCGCGCCCAAACCTCACGGGGCAATCACATGGTATTTTCCAACACAGGTCTCATCCTGTGTGGCTGTTGAGGCTCTATCGGCCACAACAAAATGGAAGACGGACAACACGCACGTGTCACAGGGGTTAGGGAAGCAAGGGAGCCGCAGCTAGGGACGACCATTCGGAGGGGGTGAAACTGCAGCTCACTTTGGCAGGATGGGAGGGACCCGGACAGCGGGAGGGTCAAGGGTGGAATCGCCCACGTCCAAGTTCAGCGTCTCTCCTGCCACAGCCAGCCCATGCCTTCACACCTGCGGCTGGGCTTCCAAGCCCCTGTCCGCACTGCAGACAGGTGAGGAATGGGGATTCCCAGGGATGCCACTCTGTCCTGCCATCTTTGCTTCAGCACTGCCTGGCTGTCCACTGCCCAGGTTTAGGACGTGCATGTCCCTGCTGCAGTCCAATCTCAATTCCCAGTTCCATCCCCACTAAGCCTTGGGCGTGACACTCTGATACAAAGCTGGCTTGGCTGTCAGTTCAGCCTGGGACAGAGGGAAGGTGGAGCAGCTGGCCTGGAGGGTTGCCAGCAAACACCACCCCCTCCCACGGCATTCAACTCCCAGCTCCATCTCTGACCTCAGTCATTTCTAATCCAGGCCAGACTGACAAATATAATGTGAGCCCCATTTATCATTACACACATAATTATTATGAATTTTCTCATAGCCACATTAAAGagtaaaaaagaaacaggtgacaCTAACAATATACTTTTCAACTCAATATATCCCAGATATCACTTTGGATATTATCAGGTAATCAACGAATCATGTTTGGATCAACATGTAATTGATACACAAAGTTCATTCGGCAGATATCCGACATTCTTTACGATGCTAAGTTGTCGAAATTTAAGGTATATTTCACACTCGCAGCACGTCATGACTCAGACCAGCCTCACCACCGGGTGCTCAGGAGCACACGGGGGTGGTTGCCACAGTGGCAGCCAGCACAGCTCTAACTGATTTCAGCCCATCTCCATGGGGACTGTCCCACCGGCCCCTCGGTTTcagtatgtgcgtgtgtgtgtgtgcgtgcgtgtgtgcacgctaagttgattcagtcgtgtccaactctttgtgaccccatggactgtagcccaccaggctcctctgtccatgggactctccaggcaagaatgctggagtgggttgccattccagtctccaggggatcttcccgaccgagggattgaactgggtctcctgcgctgcagacggattcttgaccctctgagccaccagggaagcccccgtttCAGTATATCTAAGGCCAAAGTCAGTGTCGTCTCCCCAAGCTGGCACGACTATGAAAAATTCAGCTGAGGGGCcccaaaggaaatttaaaaaaaggcccTGGATACCAATAATACAGGGTTATAAAGCCCACGCACTCTGTGCCTGGAAGGGCCTGACTCCAAAGCCTCCTTACTTGTGTGCTGCACATAAATCTAATGAACTTACTGGCCTGGTTTCCAGGGCACAGCTAATTGGGAGGGGGCAGTGAGAACAGGGACACTGTCGGTTGTAACGTGGCAGCTGACAGCAAGGACAGGGGGGAAGAGGCCCAGCGCTCAAGACTTTAAAGActcgggacttctctggtggtccagtggctaagactccatgctcccaacgcagggggccggGGTTCCAGCCCTCCTCGGGGAAccagaccccacatgccgcaattaagacctggcacagctaaagaaataaccatttttttaaaaaaaaaggttttaaagacGAAAGCACTCACTTCTTCAACACCCTAACCCATATCTACATTCACCCACACCAACAACCCAGTAAAGCCGCAGGCATCCAGATAAACAACCCCAAGTCTTCAAGATGAAAGAAGTGACCTTCCAACCCCTTGTTTCTATACACAATCCAATACAACCTCATTTAGAAAAATTTCTGttcaatttagttttttttttaaagcccgaAATATCTGGAGCTTAAAACAGCTAAGCTTCAGCTCCCTGTCACTGTGACATAGCAGGGTAACAGTTACAAGCCTTTGGAGCCTGgtgatctgggttcaaatcctacctTTGCCACTTATAAGCTATGAGGCTGAGTCTCagattcctcttctgtaaaacggGTACAAGAGGCTGTTATACAGATCCAAAGATACACAGTACGTTAGCACGACTTCGCTTAGTAGTTTTCCATAAAcaggagcttccctggaggctcagacagtaaagaatctgactgcaatgcaggggatgcaggttcgatccctgggttggaaagatcccccggaaaagggaatggcaacccacgccagtactgtgcctggaaaattccatggacagaagagcctggaggactgtagtccctgaggtcacaaaagagttggacatgaccagcAACCCTTTTTCACACTGTTGTTGTGCTAATAAAGTCAGGCTTCCCCTCCTTGACGTCTTCTCCAGCTGTTAAGTCTGGATCTACACTGATACATGACGTAAGACGAGCGTCACTTCTCAACATCAGGTGTCAGACACTGGCAGGCAATTATTCTCCAGGGGGTGGGGACTCTCATTTCTCATCTTTAACAGGTGGTATTTCACACAGGCACCACCAGAGCTGCCAGAGGGACAGATCGGCCATGAAAAATGCATCACTCCCACCCCGCCCCATCCTTCCTGCAATCAAGCTATTGATCTGCGGGCACCGTCTCCTCGGAAAAAGGTTACAGTGGGTGTCTTAGGCATGATCCAGCAAGAAAATGCCTTCCCTACGGGAGCCCCGAGGAGTGACAAGTACCCAGTGTCCACGTCCTGCTCCCCACTCTGGAGCTCAAGGCGTTTCACCCCCTTCCCCTCTGAGATCCAAGGATGGCAGAATCAGAAAGACCCCACCCGACCGACCCCTCATTgagagaggagactgaggcacagacagGGCGGGGGACTCAGCGACTCCAGAGAAGGGCCTCTGCAGAACGGGGTCTCTTGCTTCCTGGTCCAGTCCCTTCACTCTTTTGCCATCaagcatttcttctatgggatccccgatggctcagcagtaaagaatccacctgccaatgcaggagatgcgggttcaattcccaggtctggaagatcccctggaggagaagatggcaactcactccagtattctttggctggaaaattccatgaacagaggagcctgggtgggcttcacaagtccatggggtcgtgaagagtcagacacaactgagcatctctTGCACAGAGCAGACTCAGGGCTCCCGGCTTCTAGTGAAGCAGAGAAAGGCAAAACACAGAGAGACTGAGGCCGGAGAGACCAGGGACAGCGAACCAAGTGAGAAATCCCATAAGACTGAGTCAGAAGGACTGAGTGACCACAAAGTCAATGACTGGCTTTCCTTCGCTCCTGTCCAGCTCTCTGTAATCCAACTCCACTACATCAGTATTGATGGAGCACCCAGTGTCTTCTAGGCCCTCGTCCAGACTCTCTGGATACATCAATAAACAAGACAAAGACCACATTCCTCCTGGCCTTTACATTGTAGTGGTGGGAGATAAGCGATAAAAAGCCTAAGTTTGTTATCCATCATATGTGAGATGATCGTGACGTCCACGGGAAAAGATCAGGAGTTAGGAGGAGTTTGGAGAAAAGATGAGGAGCTTGCAACTTTAAACAGAGACCAGGATGGGTCTCAATGAGAGGACATCAGAGTGAAGACCTGAAAAGGTGAGGGGATTCAGGGCTCACCCGGCGTGTCCAAGGACGTCTGAGTGGTGCGAAGGGGGTGAGGCAGCGAAGGAGGGACAGGAGATGAGGGCAGAGGGGTCCTGGTGAGAGTGTAGATGACAACCCGGCCCTGAGCAGAAGGCCAAGCCCACTCCAGCTAGTGTGCTGAAAGCGGCAGCCGTGCTGAGCATGATAACGGGGAGGCCAGGGAGGGGGCACGGGCGATAATGATGCAGGCCAGAGAGGATGGAGGCTTGGACCAGGCTACAGCGGAAGAagtggttaaaaaagaaagaaagaaagaaaaagatcagaTTTTGAAGATGAAGGTAGAGCTGGTGGGATTTACAGACGGTTTGGATGTGGGGTGTGAGACAAAGAATAATCACGGGCAATGGGAAAGTTTTGAGTCAGAGCAACCAGCAGGGTGAAGGGCTGCCACCAGCTGAAACAGGGAAGGCTGCAGGTGTCGCGGGAGGAAACCAGAACTTTGATCTGCACCTGTTGCATCTGACTTCCCCATCACAGCCCTGGAAGGAGCGGTCAGCAGGCTCTTGGGTGGACCAGCCCGGGTTCCTGGGAGTGGCCTGGCTGGAGGCAGCCATCACAGAGACGGGATCGGGGCACGAGCTGGGTGAAATCACCAAAAGACTGAGTGGGGGGCAGAGACGAGAGCAGAGCCGGGATGGAGCCCCACCGGCCCCAAGGCTCCAAGAAGGAGCCAGCGAAGGAGACGGGACGCGGGAGGCGGGAAGACGAAGGGGGATGGCCCCCAGCTCTCCTTCCTCCCAGGGAGGAACCACACAGAGCCCCTGCGCAGGGCCGGGTTCCCTGGGTCTTAGACCAGTGCTGCCCAGAGGAGGCCCAGGGGGCAGATACACCAGGGTGCctgctgaaggacagggacaactttcatcataaaaaaaaaaatgaagttggatatgatccagcaatcctatgcCTgtgcatgtatctggagaaaacctagctcaaaaagatacacgcaccccagaGTTCAGTGCAGCACCAGCTACCCCCGCTATGGCACGGAAGCAACCCAAGAGGAGTGGATGAAGGAGACGTGGCACatatgtacagtggaatattactcggccggaaaaaggaatgaactcatgccatctgcagcaacacggatggacctagagatcagcAAGCcacgtgaagtaagtcagacagggagAGACAGATACCGTATGACATCCAAAGctaagcttcccttgtggctcagccggtaaagaatccacctgcaacgcaggacacttgggttcaatggagaagggaaaggctgcccaccccagtattcgggcctggagaattccaaggactgtatagtccatggggtcgcagagtcagacacaactgagcgactttcacactttcatctaaatctaaaaaagtgatacgaatgaacttatttacaaaacagaaacagattcacagatttaGGAAAGACATTTATGATtatgggtggggggaggtgggggaggaataaattaagaATTTGGAATTAACAGGTGCACTCGACTATATATAAgaaagataatcaacaaggacctactgtacagcatagggaactctactcaagattctataataacctaaatgggaagagagtctgaaaaggaatatatatatatatataatacatatatataaatattcgaGCGTGTGCaatcacttcaatcgtgtcccactctttgcgaccccatgaagcctgccaagctcctctgtccatgggattctccaggcaagaatactggagtgggttgccttgccatgccctcctccatgggattttgccaactcagggatcaaaccatgtctcctacatctcaggcagattctttatatatGGGTAAGCTCCTATTGCATATATATGGTCAAAGATGTtatgaaaaaatatgaatttttttgccaaccctatatatatatatatatatatatatatatatatatatatatatatataacagaatcattttgctgtacacctgaaactaacacagcactgtaaatgaACTCtgctccagtataaaataaaaatttaaaaaaaggaggttaggtgttccaggcagaggcacAGAGcttgcaaaggcccagaggcagtTAGATGCAAGGCCTTTGGAAGTATGCCCAAGAGTCCAGTTTGGCTGAGCTGTAGAATATGGCGGGGATGGATTAATAACAGGATAAATCAGAGCAGGGGCTTCCTCCTCTGGGTTCAGTGGAACTTTCTGACTCTCTAGAACCCAGCAgccaagtatggatgtgagaggtggaccataaacaaggctgagggccaaagaatggatgctttcgaactgtggtgctggagaagactcttgagagtcctgtggactgcaaggagatccaaccaatccatcctaaaggaaatcagtcctgaatattcattggaaggactgatgctgacgttgaagctccaacactttggccatctgatgtgacaagccgactcatcggaaaagaccctgaagctgggaaagattgaggggtggaggagaagggggtgacagagtatAACCCGGTTGGATgttatcaccgactcaacggacacgagtccgagcaaatttcaggagatggtgaaggacagggaagcctggtgtgttgcagtccacggggtcgcaaagagtcggacacgactgagcgactgaacaaccacagcaAGAACCAAGCACGGATGGACCCTCTCTCCCCCCGGAACACACAGCCTGGGGGCACACCCTCGCCACCCTGAGGTACCAGTGCCCAAGACCTCCTGGCAATACGCTACCCCTGAGGATGAATACAGGATACCGAATGCAGAATACCTTGTCAATCAAGATGCCAAGAGTTAACTGAGGGCGGGGGTGGCAGGTGGGGAGTCACAGTGACAGGAGGAAGAGATTTTTCACAGCCTCTGGAGATAGAAATCATCTGTAACCAGCCAGGCCCCTGGTACCagtttacattttctattttaattaaatatctgCCACTCACACATTCATGCTGctggtagccgttcccttctccagcggatcttcccaacccagggatcaaacccaggtctcccgcattgctggaagattctttaccagctgagccacaagggaagcccaagaatactggagtgggtagcctatcctttctccaggggatcttcccgacccaggaatcgaaccagggtctcctgcattgcaggcggattctttaccagctgagctaccagggaagcctcccttgTCAGCTCTGCAGAGGTTAAATGAGAAGAGGTACCTGGAGCAGCACTGGACTGGGAGCTGGAGCTCTGATCTCCATGGCTGCCTCTGCCATGCGTTGAAGGGACACCTTGGGCAAGACCCCTCCTGTCCttgagcctctgtttccacatCTGCAGGGTGAGGGGACGGCACCGAGCAGTCAGTGCATGCCATCTGCTCTGGCCGACGACAGTCCTTTGAACTGTGGCTTTTCTGATGGCGTCCCCTGCCACCCCCGATGTGGGCCCCTGCGTCCGCTGCGACTGCAGCTCGCTCTTCTCCCTCTGGAACTCTCACAACCTAATGTTCCAAGAGTAATTACCTTCCGATTTCACCTGCCAACTGCATCTTAACTTACGTTTCGTTCCTGGATGCCTGCTGGAATGTCCAAGTCAAGCCTGATGATTTCGAATGAGGCTGCGGTCAGGTGAGTCCAGCGACCCACGACGGGTGTGGGACCCACAACCCATGTGGGAAAGGCATGGCTCAGACAGACCTGACTCCACCCCCAGCTCCACCACACATCAGCTGTGTGATCTCAAGGCACGTCCCtgtgcctctctgagcctcagtttctttctagGTAAAATGGAAGAAATACCCTGCTTTTTTCATAATGCTGTTGAGAAGTTCAAAGCAAAAAACCCACATAAGGTACCTAACAAAGTCAACTGGCAAACGTTTCCTGTACACCCACTATGTGTTATGCACCAGGTAAATAAAGCAGGCTCTCAAGCTGGCAGTTTCAACCCTGACTCAACTCCTTATTAGGCCAGCAACCATAAAATCCCTGCAGCTCAATTTtcctatctataaaatgagaacgGCAACAGTACTCACGATGAGGTTACTGTGAAAACCGAACTGATCCAAGTATAAAACACTGAAGAGCAGAGTCTGGGTCAATATGAACCAGTAATTTGTTGGTCACGTGTgtgatgggggcttcccaggtggctcagtgctaaagaatccccctgcgatgcaggagagctgggttccatccctgggtcaggaagatcccttggaggaggaaatggcaacccacccgggtattcttgcctgggaaatcccatggacagaggaacctggcgggctacagtccatggggccttgAAGAGTCAGTCGGATACGACTCCGTAACTAAATAACAATGTAAGGTAACAGACACTGTGCTTGGGACCAACAAGCTTTGTTTAATTATGAGACCTCAACGACAATGAt is part of the Bubalus kerabau isolate K-KA32 ecotype Philippines breed swamp buffalo chromosome 20, PCC_UOA_SB_1v2, whole genome shotgun sequence genome and harbors:
- the FGD5 gene encoding FYVE, RhoGEF and PH domain-containing protein 5 isoform X2, giving the protein MNRADSPKPPVAPKPKAASSLTPQTPPKFCPSSLRPESLHSPNSSMSRGPKPPIAPKPRLATPSEWRASVYVINSLNKCSNGKLPCVDRGLYEEHRSTPECSESEADEDYIVAPRAPPGEDGARDAGCVENAVMGPPEAGEEEEEGQDGGEVCGPAESVAAEAWAVLSKQADRDVAPAPEDVEGPDCARATGTKDQTLASEEEEEKLTEEHSACSLEDEDGEAEPGEPGDGGAEPGEPGDGGAEPGDGGAESPSDSIPAHLEVIEDTVVGGKEEPGAPGTPQEAEEGDAEPGHSVDEGVEGDDAGEEPPEDEGSATGVPEAEVASDDPEVSREACEDAAGYGGQHGGRDEPADPAEAEAGQDPREGEDPVQDEAAEESCHIIPFESDSVDDLVPPLSASPYEFFPTESTSFCSESYPSYSESAGESAQEPGPEERVERDPETGPGRERRDSAQGGTGEEGAPVPDVLVLPEDEDANPYEMGVGQPRGADPGEAETPGAQAALQELSPDGEGGLVPIDRKNVMARARPHSGKLAGYVPETVPEEMGPEAGSAAAGVGAAAAEARKTVLSLEGKPLDVGRALPAKPRGFTLYPRSFSVEGREIPVSLYREPEACGLDGHGIKRKEDNLSLPCVIGSSGSFSQRSHLPSSGTSTPSSMVDIPPPFDLACITKKPITKSSPSLLVESEPPDKHSKKKKSSFKRFLALTFKKKTESKVHVDVNVSSSRSSSESSYHGPARLLEMDRRSLSNSPQLRARTGKLRACDSPSSLIFCREGKRKGVPFSRTVSRVESFEDRSRPPFLPLPLTKPRSISFPNADTSDYENIPAMNSDYENIQIPPRRPARAGTFTKLFEDQSRALSTANENDGYVDMSSFNAFESKPQSADPEAESAYTEPYKVCPISAVAPKEDLTSEEERGSSEEEEDRAVRDPGLPHKVEGQSRAHVIAQELLSSEKAYVEMLQHLYLDFHGAVVRALDEMDYEGKDLVAREELRRGLSELPAIHDLHQGILEELEERLAHWEGQQKVADVFLAREQEFEHHATHILQFDRYLSLLGENCLHAPRLAAAVREFESQQGGGQNMKHRLLRVVRRLFQYEALLTDYLNNLCPDSAEYDDTQGALTLISKITDRANDSMEQGENLQKLVHIEHSVRGQGDLLQPGREFLKEGTLMKVTGKNRRPRHLFLMSDVLLYTYPQKDGKYRLKSTLAVASMKVSRPVMEKVPYALKIETPESCLTLSASSCAERDEWHSCVSRALPEDYKAQALAAFQHSVEESGRRPSWSPDPAARLTPLLQIRERLGVSLGERPPTLVPVTHVMMCMNCGCDFSLTLRRHHCHACGKIVCRNCSRNKYPLKYLKDRMAKVCDGCYGELKKRGGDAPGMMRERPLSMSFPLSSARFSSSAFSSVFHSINPSAFRKQRKVSSALTEVAASGEGSAISGYLSRCKKGKRHWKKLWFVINGKVLYTYAAREDTVALESMPLLGFTVASGKEEGSSEASPTFHLYHKKTLFYSFKAEDSNLAQRWIEAMEDASVL
- the FGD5 gene encoding FYVE, RhoGEF and PH domain-containing protein 5 isoform X3 — protein: MNRADSPKPPVAPKPKAASSLTPQTPPKFCPSSLRPESLHSPNSSMSRGPKPPIAPKPRLATPSEWRASVYVINSLNKCSNGKLPCVDRGLYEEHRSTPECSESEADEDYIVAPRAPPGEDGARDAGCVENAVMGPPEAGEEEEEGQDGGEVCGPAESVAAEAWAVLSKQADRDVAPAPEDVEGPDCARATGTKDQTLASEEEEEKLTEEHSACSLEDEDGEAEPGEPGDGGAEPGEPGDGGAEPGDGGAESPSDSIPAHLEVIEDTVVGGKEEPGAPGTPQEAEEGDAEPGHSVDEGVEGDDAGEEPPEDEGSATGVPEAEVASDDPEVSREACEDAAGYGGQHGGRDEPADPAEAEAGQDPREGEDPVQDEAAEESCHIIPFESDSVDDLVPPLSASPYEFFPTESTSFCSESYPSYSESAGESAQEPGPEERVERDPETGPGRERRDSAQGGTGEEGAPVPDVLVLPEDEDANPYEMGVGQPRGADPGEAETPGAQAALQELSPDGEGGLVPIDRKNVMARARPHSGKLAGYVPETVPEEMGPEAGSAAAGVGAAAAEARKTVLSLEGKPLDVGRALPAKPRGFTLYPRSFSVEGREIPVSLYREPEACGLDGHGIKRKEDNLSLPCVIGSSGSFSQRSHLPSSGTSTPSSMVDIPPPFDLACITKKPITKSSPSLLVESEPPDKHSKKKKSSFKRFLALTFKKKTESKVHVDVNVSSSRSSSESSYHGPARLLEMDRRSLSNSPQLRARTGKLRACDSPSSLIFCREGKRKGVPFSRTVSRVESFEDRSRPPFLPLPLTKPRSISFPNADTSDYENIPAMNSDYENIQIPPRRPARAGTFTKLFEDQSRALSTANENDGYVDMSSFNAFESKPQSADPEAESAYTEPYKVCPISAVAPKEDLTSEEERGSSEEEEDRAVRDPGLPHKVEGQSRAHVIAQELLSSEKAYVEMLQHLYLDFHGAVVRALDEMDYEGKDLVAREELRRGLSELPAIHDLHQGILEELEERLAHWEGQQKVADVFLAREQEFEHHATHILQFDRYLSLLGENCLHAPRLAAAVREFEQSQQGGGQNMKHRLLRVVRRLFQYEALLTDYLNNLCPDSAEYDDTQGALTLISKITDRANDSMEQGENLQKLVHIEHSVRGQGDLLQPGREFLKEGTLMKVTGKNRRPRHLFLMSDVLLYTYPQKDGKYRLKSTLAVASMKVSRPVMEKVPYALKIETPESCLTLSASSCAERDEWHSCVSRALPEDYKAQALAAFQHSVEIRERLGVSLGERPPTLVPVTHVMMCMNCGCDFSLTLRRHHCHACGKIVCRNCSRNKYPLKYLKDRMAKVCDGCYGELKKRGGDAPGMMRERPLSMSFPLSSARFSSSAFSSVFHSINPSAFRKQRKVSSALTEVAASGEGSAISGYLSRCKKGKRHWKKLWFVINGKVLYTYAAREDTVALESMPLLGFTVASGKEEGSSEASPTFHLYHKKTLFYSFKAEDSNLAQRWIEAMEDASVL